A single window of Halotalea alkalilenta DNA harbors:
- the guaD gene encoding guanine deaminase, translating into MTMRRALRGPILHFLDDPGDEDRPREGSLGYFADGLLVIENGRIAALDDAETLLPTLHADTVLEHYPQRLIMPGFIDAHLHFAQLGIIASYGRQLLDWLNNYTFPEESRFRDRDYADRIAEAFIDEQLRHGTTCAMVFATSHENSVEALFTAAKRYDMRLMTGKVLMDRNAPEALRDDPVKGIADSRRLLERWHDNGRLEYVLSPRFAPTSSPEQLAAAGRFLDDFPGIAMQTHLSENRAEIEWVASLYPEADDYLDVYARAGLLRSRCFFGHAIHIDDSVRRRLREADAAITVCPSSNLFLGSGLFDWRAARAQGVNLALATDIGAGTSLSQLQTLQDAYKVCQLNGYPLPVWQAFYRLTLGNARTLGIERHVGSFAPGNEADVVILDTAGTPLMARKRESRESRLDELLFDLMMLGDDRCVACTYVMGEPRYRRAD; encoded by the coding sequence ATGACCATGCGGCGTGCGCTTCGCGGCCCCATCCTCCACTTTCTCGACGACCCGGGCGACGAAGACCGGCCGCGCGAGGGCAGCCTCGGCTATTTCGCCGACGGCCTGCTGGTGATCGAGAACGGGCGGATAGCGGCACTCGATGATGCCGAGACGCTGTTGCCGACCCTGCACGCCGACACCGTGCTGGAGCACTATCCCCAACGGCTGATCATGCCGGGCTTCATCGACGCCCATCTGCATTTCGCCCAGCTCGGAATCATCGCCTCCTATGGCCGACAGCTGCTCGACTGGTTGAACAACTACACCTTCCCCGAAGAGTCGCGCTTTCGCGATCGTGACTATGCCGACCGGATCGCCGAGGCGTTCATCGACGAACAGCTGCGCCACGGCACCACCTGCGCGATGGTCTTCGCCACCAGCCACGAGAACTCGGTCGAGGCGCTGTTCACCGCCGCCAAGCGCTACGACATGCGGCTGATGACCGGCAAGGTGCTGATGGACCGCAACGCCCCCGAGGCGCTGCGCGACGATCCGGTCAAGGGCATCGCCGACTCACGCCGGCTGCTCGAGCGCTGGCACGACAACGGCCGTCTCGAATACGTACTCTCGCCGCGCTTCGCGCCGACTTCGAGCCCCGAACAGCTGGCCGCCGCCGGGCGCTTCCTCGATGACTTCCCCGGCATTGCGATGCAGACCCACCTGAGCGAGAACCGCGCCGAGATCGAATGGGTCGCAAGCCTCTACCCCGAGGCCGACGACTATCTGGACGTCTACGCTCGCGCCGGACTGCTGAGGAGCCGCTGCTTCTTCGGCCACGCCATCCACATCGATGACAGCGTGCGCCGCCGCCTGCGCGAAGCCGACGCGGCGATCACCGTCTGCCCCAGCTCCAATTTGTTCCTCGGCAGCGGCCTGTTCGACTGGCGCGCGGCGCGCGCCCAGGGCGTCAACCTGGCCCTTGCCACCGACATCGGTGCCGGTACCAGCCTCTCCCAACTGCAGACGCTCCAGGATGCCTACAAGGTCTGCCAGCTCAACGGCTACCCGCTGCCGGTGTGGCAGGCGTTCTACCGCCTCACCCTCGGCAACGCCCGCACGCTGGGTATCGAGCGGCATGTGGGCAGCTTCGCACCCGGCAACGAGGCCGATGTGGTGATACTCGACACCGCCGGCACACCGCTGATGGCGCGCAAGCGAGAGAGCCGCGAGTCACGTCTCGACGAACTGCTGTTCGACCTGATGATGCTCGGCGACGACCGCTGCGTCGCCTGCACTTACGTGATGGGCGAGCCGCGCTACCGACGCGCTGATTGA